The genomic DNA GGACTTTGCGAGGAGCAATACGGACTGTGCGTGCAGTAGCTTTTGCTTGTTGCATCAGAATAACCTCCTCTCAAATTAACGTCTTGTTTTCTTATCGTCGGCACCGTGACCCTTATAAGTACGAGTCGGTGCGAATTCGCCTAGTTTGTGACCTACCATATCTTCAGTCACATAGACAGGTACGTGTTTGCGTCCGTCGTAGACAGCAATCGTCAATCCGATGAATGACGGGAAGATTGTTGAACGGCGTGACCAAGTTTTAATAACCTGTTTCTTCTGGGAATCCTTTTGTGCTTCAACCTTTTTGATAAGGTGATCATCTACAAAAGGTCCTTTTTTCAAGCTGCGGCCCATGTCGGAACCTCCCTCCGTGGTTGTACTACGGTCCAATCGTTGAACCGCAGTGCATTCACATTATTTTTTACGACGACGAACAATAAGTTTGTCGGATTTATTGTTTTTCTTACGCGTTTTGAAGCCAAGTGTTGGTTTACCCCAAGGAGTAACTGGTGATTTCATACCAATACCAGTACGTCCTTCACCACCACCGTGTGGGTGATCGTTAGGGTTCATAACAGAACCACGTACCGCTGGGCGTTTGCCTAACCAACGTGAACGTCCTGCTTTACCGATGTTGATAAGTTCGTGCTGCTCATTACCAACTTGACCGATAGTCGCGCGGCATGTAGCAAGGATCATTCGAACTTCGCCAGATTGTAGACGTACGATAACGTACTTGCCTTCACGACCTAGTAGTTGCGCAGATGTACCTGCTGAACGTACTAATTGACCGCCTTTACCTGGTTTCAATTCGATGTTATGGATCGTTGAACCCATTGGAATGTTTTCAAGAGGAAGTGTGTTACCTACTTTGATATCCGCATCTGGACCAGACATGATTGTCATGCCAACTTCCAAACCTTTCGGAGCAAGAATGTAACGTTTTTCTCCATCAACATAATTGATTAGAGCAATATTTGATGAACGGTTTGGATCGTATTCGATCGTAGCAACGCGTCCTGGTA from Sporosarcina sp. FSL K6-1522 includes the following:
- the rplB gene encoding 50S ribosomal protein L2 codes for the protein MAIKKYKPTSNGRRNMTSSDFAEITTDKPEKSLLTPLKRKGGRNNTGRTTVRHQGGGHKRQYRVIDFQRRKDGIPGRVATIEYDPNRSSNIALINYVDGEKRYILAPKGLEVGMTIMSGPDADIKVGNTLPLENIPMGSTIHNIELKPGKGGQLVRSAGTSAQLLGREGKYVIVRLQSGEVRMILATCRATIGQVGNEQHELINIGKAGRSRWLGKRPAVRGSVMNPNDHPHGGGEGRTGIGMKSPVTPWGKPTLGFKTRKKNNKSDKLIVRRRKK
- the rpsS gene encoding 30S ribosomal protein S19 — its product is MGRSLKKGPFVDDHLIKKVEAQKDSQKKQVIKTWSRRSTIFPSFIGLTIAVYDGRKHVPVYVTEDMVGHKLGEFAPTRTYKGHGADDKKTRR